The Terracoccus luteus genome includes a region encoding these proteins:
- a CDS encoding GNAT family N-acetyltransferase, translating into MPAPADPRPALVEPVELVRPTTDLAPSWWAMVDAFAGEEVHGSGLRPGERTSLRDPHRFGLWVEWLVDQEGPHGWSPGRVPSSYRWVLVGGWVVGTIAVRHALNEGLVVRGGHVGYAVAPGSRRRGVASAALRSALGIAARRGLGAVLLTCEVDNLASTRTIVGAGGRPAGIRDGSARYWVPTRGPRVTQDGTVGGA; encoded by the coding sequence GTGCCAGCGCCCGCCGACCCCCGTCCTGCGCTTGTCGAGCCCGTCGAGCTCGTCCGGCCCACCACCGACCTCGCGCCCTCGTGGTGGGCGATGGTCGACGCCTTCGCCGGCGAGGAGGTCCACGGGTCGGGGCTGCGACCGGGTGAGCGCACCAGCCTGCGTGACCCGCACCGCTTCGGGCTGTGGGTCGAGTGGCTCGTCGACCAGGAGGGGCCGCACGGGTGGTCGCCCGGCCGCGTCCCGAGCTCGTACCGGTGGGTCCTCGTCGGTGGGTGGGTGGTCGGGACCATCGCCGTGCGCCACGCGCTCAACGAGGGCCTCGTCGTGCGCGGGGGGCACGTCGGGTACGCGGTCGCGCCCGGCTCCCGCCGTCGGGGGGTCGCGTCGGCGGCGCTGCGCTCGGCTCTCGGGATCGCCGCGCGACGTGGGCTGGGGGCGGTCCTGCTCACGTGCGAGGTCGACAACCTCGCCTCGACGCGGACGATCGTCGGCGCGGGCGGGCGACCGGCCGGCATCCGTGACGGGAGTGCGCGCTACTGGGTACCGACGAGGGGGCCACGGGTGACGCAGGACGGCACTGTCGGTGGCGCGTGA
- the hisI gene encoding phosphoribosyl-AMP cyclohydrolase, whose product MDRVEASPEPLGLDPSVAALLKRDDHGLVAAIVQQHDTGEVLMLGWMDDEALHRTLTEGRVTFWSRSRSEYWRKGDTSGHVQWVKGVRLDCDGDALLVTVDQEGAACHTGDRTCFDARMLPATAGAPAPAAAG is encoded by the coding sequence GTGGACCGGGTCGAGGCGTCGCCCGAGCCGCTCGGGCTCGACCCGAGCGTCGCCGCCCTGCTCAAGCGCGACGACCACGGGCTCGTCGCGGCGATCGTGCAGCAGCACGACACGGGCGAGGTGCTCATGCTCGGCTGGATGGACGACGAGGCGCTGCACCGCACCCTCACCGAGGGCCGCGTGACGTTCTGGTCGCGCAGCCGCAGCGAGTACTGGCGCAAGGGCGACACGAGCGGCCATGTCCAGTGGGTCAAGGGTGTGCGCCTCGACTGCGACGGCGACGCCCTGCTCGTCACCGTCGACCAGGAGGGCGCGGCGTGCCACACCGGCGACCGCACGTGCTTCGACGCCCGGATGCTGCCCGCCACCGCGGGTGCGCCCGCCCCGGCCGCCGCCGGCTGA
- a CDS encoding ABC transporter ATP-binding protein, which translates to MTSTGEHHVNPPAGASLREGLAVVGRGIKGQPRWFAVAVVGSVIYGVMTSLTAAAIGYVVREAVTPAIESRSVTAGQLWFIGGVMGAVVLTTIVGVIGRRIAGGVAMYNLGAMYRQRVTRQYLRLPLAWHHRHPSGQLLSNANADVEATWNIFAPLPMALGVVVMLVFGIVQMVVVDPWLALVGLLVFPMLFVANVAFQRAMSPRVTRAQQLRADVSEVAHESFEAALIVKSLGREDHEAERFRAVTHELRDANIEVGRTRGRFDPAIEAIPTIGTLSVLFVGTLRVRSGQLSAAEVVQIAYLFSILAFPVRALGWVLAELPRAVVGWRRVSAVLDATGSMEYGSRELPRGHAGHLQAEGLAYAYEIETEQGDPDLNAAVVDVTLDVAPGSTVALVGPTGSGKSTLTNLVMRLVDPDTGAVLVDDVDLREVRRGGVSDVAALVAQQTFMFDDSVRGNVTLGQDHDDEKVWRSLEVAQATGFVRQLGQGLDTHVGERGASLSGGQRQRIALARAVIRDPQLLVLDDATSAVDPSVEQAILARLREQSSGTTVLVVAYRMATILLADEVVYMEQGRVVDHGTHDTLVSRCAGYERLVTAYAREAAERDAIAADEEVSR; encoded by the coding sequence ATGACGTCAACAGGAGAGCACCACGTGAACCCACCCGCCGGCGCGTCGTTGCGCGAGGGACTGGCCGTCGTCGGCCGGGGCATCAAGGGACAACCGCGGTGGTTCGCGGTCGCCGTCGTCGGCAGCGTCATCTACGGCGTCATGACGAGCCTGACCGCCGCGGCCATCGGCTACGTCGTCCGCGAGGCCGTCACACCCGCCATCGAGTCCCGCAGCGTGACCGCGGGGCAGCTGTGGTTCATCGGCGGGGTGATGGGCGCCGTGGTGCTGACGACGATCGTCGGCGTCATCGGGCGGCGCATCGCCGGTGGTGTGGCGATGTACAACCTCGGTGCGATGTACCGGCAGCGGGTCACCCGCCAGTACCTGCGGCTGCCGCTCGCCTGGCACCACCGCCACCCGTCGGGCCAGCTGCTCTCGAACGCCAACGCCGACGTCGAGGCGACGTGGAACATCTTCGCGCCGCTGCCGATGGCCCTCGGCGTCGTCGTCATGCTCGTCTTCGGCATCGTGCAGATGGTCGTCGTCGACCCGTGGCTGGCCCTCGTCGGCCTGCTCGTCTTCCCGATGCTCTTCGTCGCCAACGTCGCCTTCCAGCGGGCGATGTCGCCCCGGGTGACCCGGGCCCAGCAGCTGCGCGCCGACGTGTCGGAGGTCGCCCACGAGAGCTTCGAGGCGGCCCTCATCGTCAAGTCGCTCGGCCGTGAGGACCACGAGGCAGAGCGGTTCCGCGCGGTGACGCACGAGCTGCGCGACGCGAACATCGAGGTCGGCCGCACCCGCGGGCGCTTCGACCCCGCCATCGAGGCCATCCCCACCATCGGCACGTTGTCCGTGCTGTTCGTCGGCACGCTGCGGGTGCGCAGCGGGCAGCTGTCGGCCGCCGAGGTCGTGCAGATCGCCTACCTCTTCTCCATCCTCGCCTTCCCGGTGCGGGCGCTGGGCTGGGTGCTCGCCGAGCTGCCCCGTGCCGTCGTCGGCTGGAGGCGCGTCAGCGCCGTGCTCGACGCGACCGGCAGCATGGAGTACGGCTCCCGCGAGCTGCCCCGGGGCCACGCCGGCCACCTGCAGGCGGAGGGCCTCGCCTACGCGTACGAGATCGAGACCGAGCAGGGCGACCCCGACCTCAACGCCGCGGTCGTCGACGTCACCCTCGACGTCGCTCCCGGCTCCACCGTGGCGCTCGTCGGGCCGACCGGCTCGGGCAAGTCGACCCTGACCAACCTCGTCATGCGCCTCGTCGACCCCGACACCGGGGCCGTGCTCGTCGACGACGTCGACCTGCGCGAGGTGCGCCGCGGCGGTGTCAGCGACGTGGCCGCCCTCGTCGCACAGCAGACCTTCATGTTCGACGACAGCGTGCGCGGCAACGTCACCCTCGGGCAGGACCACGACGACGAGAAGGTGTGGCGCTCGCTCGAGGTCGCCCAGGCGACCGGCTTCGTTCGCCAGCTCGGACAGGGCCTCGACACCCACGTGGGCGAGCGCGGCGCGAGCCTCTCCGGCGGCCAGCGCCAGCGCATCGCCCTGGCCCGGGCCGTCATCCGCGACCCGCAGCTGCTCGTGCTTGACGACGCGACGTCAGCCGTCGACCCGAGCGTCGAGCAGGCCATCCTCGCCCGGCTGCGCGAGCAGAGCTCGGGCACCACCGTGCTCGTCGTCGCCTACCGCATGGCGACAATCCTGCTCGCCGACGAGGTCGTCTACATGGAGCAGGGCCGGGTCGTCGACCACGGCACCCACGACACGCTCGTCTCGCGCTGCGCCGGCTACGAGCGGCTCGTCACCGCCTACGCCCGTGAGGCCGCCGAGCGCGACGCCATCGCCGCCGACGAGGAGGTCTCCCGATGA
- a CDS encoding HGxxPAAW family protein, whose product MADHDENHGHSTAAWVSVGVILLGTAIASVAVVIPNLVVGIIGAVVMVIGAALGKILSMAGYGSDGHHAQAGGAFADAPDEVGADTRGKS is encoded by the coding sequence ATGGCAGATCACGACGAGAACCACGGCCACAGCACCGCCGCGTGGGTGTCGGTGGGGGTCATCCTGCTGGGCACCGCCATCGCCTCGGTCGCCGTCGTCATCCCGAACCTCGTCGTGGGGATCATCGGTGCGGTCGTCATGGTGATCGGTGCCGCCCTCGGCAAGATCCTCTCGATGGCCGGCTACGGCAGCGACGGCCACCACGCGCAGGCCGGTGGTGCCTTCGCCGACGCCCCCGACGAGGTCGGCGCCGACACCCGCGGCAAGAGCTGA
- the trpC gene encoding indole-3-glycerol phosphate synthase TrpC encodes MGTVLDGIIDGVRDDLDQRRATTSLASLEARLADVAPALDPVPGMRAAHGVAVIAEVKRSSPSKGALADIPEPGVLARAYAAGGASAISVLTEQRRFGGSLADLDVVRSAVPTPLLRKDFTVDAYQVTEARAHGADLVLLIVAALDDALLRDLHEQARSLGMTALVEVHDAAELDRALALGPALVGVNARNLKTLEVDPRTVTDLLPRIPAGVVAVAESGVTGPADVETYVRAGAGAVLVGEALVRHGDPTGAIRAFAEAAAAVRGASATADPADPAATAGAPTSQTTSAQTTAQTGAGPR; translated from the coding sequence GTGGGGACGGTTCTCGACGGGATCATCGACGGCGTCCGCGACGACCTCGACCAGCGCCGCGCCACCACCTCGCTCGCCTCGCTGGAGGCCCGGCTGGCCGACGTCGCGCCGGCGCTCGACCCCGTTCCCGGCATGCGGGCCGCGCACGGCGTGGCCGTCATCGCCGAGGTCAAGCGGTCGAGCCCGAGCAAGGGCGCGCTGGCCGACATCCCCGAGCCGGGCGTCCTCGCGCGCGCCTACGCGGCCGGGGGAGCGAGCGCCATCAGCGTGCTCACCGAGCAGCGCCGCTTCGGCGGCAGCCTCGCCGACCTCGACGTCGTGCGGTCGGCCGTGCCGACTCCGCTGCTGCGCAAGGACTTCACCGTCGACGCCTACCAGGTGACCGAGGCCCGCGCCCACGGCGCCGACCTCGTCCTGCTCATCGTGGCGGCCCTCGACGACGCCCTGCTGCGCGACCTGCACGAGCAGGCCCGCAGCCTCGGGATGACGGCGCTCGTCGAGGTGCACGACGCGGCCGAGCTCGACCGCGCGCTCGCCCTGGGCCCCGCCCTCGTCGGGGTCAACGCGCGCAACCTCAAGACCCTCGAGGTCGACCCGCGCACCGTGACCGACCTGCTGCCGCGCATCCCGGCCGGCGTCGTCGCCGTCGCCGAGTCGGGCGTCACCGGCCCCGCCGACGTCGAGACGTACGTGCGGGCCGGTGCGGGGGCCGTCCTCGTCGGCGAGGCCCTCGTGCGCCACGGCGACCCCACGGGTGCGATCCGCGCCTTCGCCGAGGCGGCCGCCGCCGTGCGCGGCGCGTCGGCCACGGCGGACCCGGCGGACCCGGCGGCCACGGCGGGTGCGCCCACCTCTCAGACGACCTCAGCCCAGACGACAGCACAGACGGGAGCTGGTCCCCGATGA
- the trpB gene encoding tryptophan synthase subunit beta: protein MTTTPTANSPAAALEQALQGRFGAFGGRYVPEALVPALEQLEEVWRKAVVDPEFVGELERLHRTYTGRPSIITEVPRFAEHCGGARVILKREDLNHTGSHKINNVLGQALLTKRMGKSRVIAETGAGQHGVATATAAALMGLECVVYMGRKDTERQALNVARMRLLGATVVPVDTGSKTLKDAVNEAFRDWVANVSTTHYVLGTVTGPHPFPELVRDFHRVIGVEARQQVLDLVGRLPDVVCACVGGGSNAMGIFHRFLDDRQVRLVGLEAGGSGVDSGKHASRFSTGVPGVLHGAFTYVMQDTDGQTVESHSVSAGLDYPSVGPEHAFLLESGRAEYRPVTDHEAMEAFALLSRTEGILPAIESAHALAGAMKLGRELGPEAVILVNLSGRGDKDVQTAAEWFGMLDTDRPGRVADDPGAKGTGEKL from the coding sequence ATGACCACCACACCCACCGCGAACAGCCCGGCGGCGGCGCTCGAGCAGGCCCTGCAGGGCCGCTTCGGCGCCTTCGGCGGCCGCTACGTCCCCGAGGCGCTCGTCCCGGCCCTCGAGCAGCTCGAGGAGGTCTGGCGCAAGGCCGTCGTCGACCCGGAGTTCGTCGGCGAGCTCGAGCGGCTGCACCGCACGTACACCGGCCGGCCCAGCATCATCACCGAGGTCCCCCGGTTCGCCGAGCACTGCGGCGGCGCCCGCGTCATCCTCAAGCGCGAGGACCTCAACCACACCGGCTCGCACAAGATCAACAACGTGCTCGGCCAGGCGCTGCTGACGAAGCGGATGGGCAAGTCGCGCGTCATCGCCGAGACCGGCGCCGGCCAGCACGGCGTCGCGACCGCCACGGCGGCCGCCCTCATGGGCCTCGAGTGCGTCGTCTACATGGGCCGCAAGGACACCGAGCGCCAGGCCCTCAACGTCGCGCGCATGCGTCTGCTCGGCGCCACCGTCGTGCCCGTCGACACCGGCAGCAAGACGCTCAAGGATGCCGTCAACGAGGCCTTCCGCGACTGGGTGGCCAACGTCTCGACGACCCACTACGTGCTCGGCACCGTGACCGGGCCGCACCCGTTCCCCGAGCTCGTGCGCGACTTCCACCGCGTCATCGGCGTCGAGGCGCGCCAGCAGGTGCTCGACCTCGTCGGCCGGCTGCCCGACGTCGTCTGCGCCTGCGTCGGCGGCGGCTCGAACGCGATGGGGATCTTCCACCGCTTCCTCGACGACCGGCAGGTGCGCCTCGTCGGGCTCGAGGCCGGTGGCTCGGGCGTCGACAGCGGCAAGCACGCCTCCCGGTTCTCGACCGGGGTCCCCGGGGTGCTGCACGGCGCCTTCACCTACGTCATGCAGGACACCGACGGCCAGACCGTCGAGTCGCACAGCGTCTCGGCCGGGCTCGACTACCCCAGCGTCGGACCCGAGCACGCGTTCCTGCTCGAGAGCGGCCGCGCCGAGTACCGGCCCGTCACCGACCACGAGGCGATGGAGGCGTTCGCGCTGCTCTCGCGCACCGAGGGCATCCTGCCGGCCATCGAGAGCGCCCACGCCCTCGCCGGGGCGATGAAGCTCGGCCGCGAGCTCGGGCCCGAGGCCGTCATCCTCGTCAACCTCTCGGGTCGCGGCGACAAGGACGTGCAGACCGCGGCCGAGTGGTTCGGGATGCTCGACACCGACCGGCCGGGCCGGGTGGCCGACGACCCGGGCGCCAAGGGCACGGGGGAGAAGCTGTGA
- a CDS encoding TIGR03085 family metal-binding protein — protein sequence MTRHAQSERRLLADELERLGPDAPTINEGWQAKELAAHLVLRETRPDLIAGAFVPLLSGRLDRAMAQTASGDWRTLVQKVRSGPPSWNPMSFAAVDEKANLTEFFVHLEDLRRAQPDWQPRDLPGDKEEALWGQLKAAGRLVLRKAPTGVVLVADGLGRHAAKGPGERGTVVLRGEVGELVMAVFGRERVADVVIEGDPVDVAAFRSADLGG from the coding sequence ATGACCCGCCACGCCCAGTCCGAACGCCGACTGCTCGCCGACGAGCTCGAGCGCCTGGGGCCGGACGCGCCCACCATCAACGAGGGGTGGCAGGCCAAGGAGCTGGCCGCCCACCTCGTGCTGCGCGAGACCCGCCCCGACCTCATCGCGGGTGCGTTCGTGCCGTTGCTCTCCGGCCGCCTCGACCGGGCGATGGCCCAGACCGCCTCCGGCGACTGGCGCACGCTGGTGCAGAAGGTCCGCTCGGGCCCACCGTCGTGGAACCCCATGTCGTTCGCGGCAGTGGACGAGAAGGCCAACCTCACCGAGTTCTTCGTCCACCTCGAGGACCTGCGCCGGGCCCAGCCCGACTGGCAGCCCCGCGACCTCCCCGGCGACAAGGAGGAGGCGCTCTGGGGCCAGCTCAAGGCCGCCGGGCGCCTCGTGCTGCGCAAGGCCCCGACGGGTGTCGTGCTCGTCGCCGACGGCCTGGGCCGGCACGCCGCCAAGGGCCCGGGTGAGCGCGGCACCGTCGTGCTGCGCGGCGAGGTCGGCGAGCTCGTCATGGCCGTCTTCGGCCGCGAGCGCGTGGCCGACGTCGTCATCGAGGGCGACCCCGTCGACGTCGCGGCCTTCCGCAGCGCCGACCTCGGGGGCTGA
- a CDS encoding Trp biosynthesis-associated membrane protein, which produces MTGPAPEGAEPTSEGRTAGLTTSGPDAGTPAEASPARPRRGHLDKRRASVAVLVPAVLVLALTTRPWATGRADDVLSAGAKTVSGGTAAPGVVGLAAVAVVALLGLMTGGRVIRAVSAGVMVLAALGAAAFTVVAALRPSQTVAEAVARELARTTPPDAVGQTTTWAWLALVSAVALVAGAALTAVSSRSWAGLSGRYERGTTTAAAKPESGPRGQVRTVWDELSEGGDPTLGDDERPSRG; this is translated from the coding sequence ATGACCGGGCCTGCGCCCGAGGGGGCCGAGCCCACCAGCGAAGGCCGCACCGCCGGGCTGACGACGAGCGGGCCGGATGCCGGTACGCCCGCCGAGGCGTCGCCCGCCCGCCCCCGTCGCGGCCACCTCGACAAGCGGCGGGCCTCCGTCGCCGTGCTCGTGCCCGCCGTCCTCGTGCTCGCCCTGACCACCCGCCCCTGGGCGACGGGGCGGGCCGACGACGTGCTGTCGGCCGGCGCCAAGACCGTCTCGGGTGGCACCGCCGCGCCCGGCGTCGTCGGCCTGGCCGCGGTCGCCGTCGTGGCCCTGCTCGGCCTCATGACCGGCGGCCGCGTCATCCGGGCCGTGTCGGCCGGCGTCATGGTGCTCGCCGCCCTCGGCGCCGCCGCCTTCACCGTCGTCGCCGCGCTGCGCCCGTCGCAGACGGTCGCCGAGGCCGTCGCCCGCGAGCTCGCCCGCACCACGCCCCCCGACGCCGTCGGCCAGACGACGACGTGGGCGTGGCTCGCCCTCGTCAGCGCGGTCGCCCTCGTCGCCGGCGCCGCCCTGACCGCCGTCTCGAGCCGCTCCTGGGCCGGGCTGTCCGGTCGCTACGAGCGCGGCACGACGACCGCCGCCGCGAAGCCCGAGAGCGGCCCGCGCGGCCAGGTGCGCACCGTGTGGGACGAGCTCAGCGAGGGCGGCGACCCCACCCTCGGCGACGACGAGCGACCGAGCCGCGGCTGA
- a CDS encoding ABC transporter ATP-binding protein, translating into MSLRSAPVVEHHGIDTGPALTTWATLKRGVHLSPELKKGIWVTVVLAVLSTLGRVLVPFVVQRITDDGILAEGGPDTGAVARYIGIALVGVVVTALSAYFVNVRLFRASENGLSTLRIRAFRHIHDLAMLTQNSERRGSLVSRVTSDVDTISTFVQFGGLMLLVNIAQISLATVLMVIYSPVLGLVVWLCFVPLFIIIRKFQGIVGRAYTKVRERVGDMLGAISESVVGAQAIRAYGVEDRTSVRIDAAIEEHRKAAIGAQARSVIAFTSGQLVSGLTTGVVLVVGTVLAARGSLTLGELLAFLFLVNLFTQPVQQATEILNEMQNAVAGWRRVIGIIDTPADVADPGDEGVELPRGPITVQFDGVGFAYPGGEPVLHDIDLTIAPRSRVAIVGETGSGKSTLAKLLTRLMDPTTGRVLLDGAELDGIRFSSLRQRVVLVPQEGFLFDGTLLDNLRFGRPQATDDDVRLTLTELGLDAWVATLPFGLATDVGQRGESLSAGERQLVALARAYLADPDLLVLDEATSAVDPGTEVRLQRALDSLTRGRTSIAIAHRLSTAQAADEVIVVDAGRIVERGPHRDLVRQGGVYSRLHESWVAQQASV; encoded by the coding sequence ATGAGCCTGAGGTCCGCCCCCGTCGTCGAGCACCACGGCATCGACACCGGTCCCGCGCTCACGACGTGGGCCACCCTCAAGCGGGGCGTGCACCTCTCGCCCGAGCTGAAGAAGGGCATCTGGGTCACGGTCGTGCTCGCCGTGCTCTCGACCCTCGGCCGGGTGCTCGTGCCGTTCGTCGTGCAGCGCATCACCGACGACGGCATCCTCGCCGAGGGTGGGCCGGACACCGGCGCCGTCGCGCGCTACATCGGCATCGCCCTCGTCGGCGTCGTCGTCACCGCCCTGTCGGCCTACTTCGTCAACGTGCGCCTCTTCCGCGCCTCCGAGAACGGGCTGTCGACGCTGCGCATCCGGGCGTTCCGTCACATCCACGACCTCGCGATGCTCACCCAGAACAGCGAGCGGCGCGGGTCGCTCGTCTCGCGCGTGACCTCCGACGTCGACACCATCTCGACGTTCGTGCAGTTCGGCGGGCTCATGCTGCTCGTCAACATCGCCCAGATCAGCCTCGCCACCGTGCTCATGGTCATCTACAGCCCGGTGCTCGGGCTCGTCGTCTGGCTGTGCTTCGTGCCGTTGTTCATCATCATCCGCAAGTTCCAGGGCATCGTCGGGCGCGCGTACACGAAGGTGCGCGAGAGGGTCGGCGACATGCTCGGGGCCATCTCCGAGTCGGTCGTCGGGGCCCAGGCCATCCGCGCGTACGGCGTCGAGGACCGCACCTCCGTGCGCATCGACGCGGCCATCGAGGAGCACCGCAAGGCCGCCATCGGCGCCCAGGCCCGCTCGGTCATCGCCTTCACGTCCGGCCAGCTCGTGTCCGGCCTGACCACCGGTGTCGTGCTCGTCGTCGGCACCGTCCTCGCCGCCCGCGGCAGCCTGACGCTCGGCGAGCTGCTCGCCTTCCTCTTCCTCGTCAACCTCTTCACCCAGCCCGTCCAGCAGGCCACCGAGATCCTCAACGAGATGCAGAACGCGGTCGCCGGCTGGCGGCGCGTCATCGGCATCATCGACACCCCGGCCGACGTCGCCGACCCGGGCGACGAGGGAGTCGAGCTGCCCCGCGGGCCGATCACCGTCCAGTTCGACGGCGTCGGGTTCGCCTACCCGGGCGGGGAGCCGGTGCTGCACGACATCGACCTCACCATCGCACCGCGAAGCCGGGTCGCCATCGTCGGCGAGACGGGGTCGGGCAAGTCGACCCTCGCCAAGCTGCTCACCCGGCTCATGGACCCGACCACCGGCCGGGTGCTGCTCGACGGCGCCGAGCTCGACGGCATCCGCTTCTCGTCGCTGCGCCAGCGGGTCGTGCTGGTGCCGCAGGAGGGCTTCCTCTTCGACGGCACCCTGCTCGACAACCTGCGTTTCGGGCGGCCGCAGGCCACCGACGACGACGTGCGCCTCACCCTGACCGAGCTCGGGCTCGACGCCTGGGTGGCGACCCTGCCGTTCGGCCTCGCCACCGACGTCGGCCAGCGCGGCGAGTCGCTGTCGGCGGGGGAGCGCCAGCTCGTCGCCCTCGCCCGCGCCTACCTCGCCGACCCCGACCTGCTCGTGCTCGACGAGGCGACCTCGGCCGTCGACCCCGGCACCGAGGTGCGACTGCAGCGGGCCCTCGACTCGCTGACGCGCGGCCGCACGTCGATCGCCATCGCGCACCGGCTCTCGACGGCGCAGGCCGCCGACGAGGTGATCGTCGTGGATGCCGGGCGCATCGTCGAGCGCGGACCGCACCGCGACCTCGTGCGCCAGGGCGGCGTCTACTCACGGCTGCACGAGTCGTGGGTGGCGCAGCAGGCCAGCGTCTGA
- a CDS encoding anthranilate synthase component I: MPAPHADLTWGVTWPSLAVFTELALERRRVVPVVRRLLADAETPVGVYRKLARDEPGTFLLESAEHGGVWSRYSIVGARSAATLTEQDGRAHWIGTPPVGLPTDGDPTAALRDTVATLATARIPGLPPLTGGMVGAITYDAVRRWESVPDDGRDELDLPELAMMLASDLAVFDHSDGSLLLVANAINHDATDERIEQAWADAVARLDRMTAELAAPAPSTVATIEPVASDPRSSHTQQQFEDTVEQAKEAIRAGEAFQIVVSQRFTVPCPADALDVYRALRVSNPSPYMYLLRLPHPDGSVYDVVGSSPEALIKVTGRQAITHPIAGSRPRGKSPDHDAHLADELLADEKERAEHLMLVDLSRNDLQRICRPGSVDTVDFMSVRRYSHIMHIESTVVGDLREGASAYDALVATFPAGTLSGAPKPRAMALIDGYEGLRRGLYGGVVGYLDFAGDLDLAIAIRTALVKDGLAHVQAGAGIVADSVPHLEYEETVNKAAAALRAIAAAGGLRPVQA; this comes from the coding sequence GTGCCCGCCCCGCACGCCGACCTCACGTGGGGCGTCACGTGGCCCAGCCTCGCCGTCTTCACCGAGCTCGCCCTCGAGCGGCGTCGGGTGGTCCCGGTCGTGCGCCGGCTGCTCGCCGACGCCGAGACCCCGGTCGGGGTCTACCGCAAGCTGGCCCGCGACGAGCCGGGCACCTTCCTGCTCGAGTCGGCCGAGCACGGCGGCGTGTGGTCGCGGTACTCCATCGTCGGCGCCCGCAGCGCCGCCACCCTCACCGAGCAGGACGGTCGCGCCCACTGGATCGGCACGCCCCCGGTCGGGCTGCCCACCGACGGCGACCCGACCGCCGCCCTGCGCGACACCGTCGCCACCCTTGCCACCGCGCGCATCCCCGGGCTGCCGCCGCTCACCGGCGGCATGGTCGGCGCCATCACCTACGACGCCGTCCGGCGGTGGGAAAGCGTGCCCGACGACGGCCGCGACGAGCTCGACCTGCCCGAGCTGGCGATGATGCTCGCGAGCGACCTCGCCGTCTTCGACCACAGCGACGGTTCGCTGCTGCTCGTCGCCAACGCCATCAACCACGACGCCACCGACGAGCGCATCGAGCAGGCGTGGGCCGACGCCGTCGCCCGCCTCGACCGCATGACCGCCGAGCTCGCCGCCCCCGCCCCGAGCACGGTCGCGACCATCGAGCCCGTTGCGTCCGACCCGCGCAGCAGCCACACGCAGCAGCAGTTCGAGGACACCGTCGAGCAGGCCAAGGAGGCCATCCGGGCCGGCGAGGCGTTCCAGATCGTCGTCAGCCAGCGCTTCACCGTGCCGTGCCCGGCCGACGCGCTCGACGTCTACCGCGCCCTGCGGGTGAGCAACCCCAGTCCCTACATGTACCTGCTGCGCCTGCCGCACCCCGACGGCAGCGTCTACGACGTCGTCGGCTCGAGCCCGGAGGCCCTCATCAAGGTCACCGGCCGCCAGGCCATCACCCACCCCATTGCCGGGTCGCGGCCGCGCGGCAAGAGCCCCGACCACGACGCCCACCTCGCCGACGAGCTGCTCGCCGACGAGAAGGAGCGCGCCGAGCACCTCATGCTCGTCGACCTCTCGCGCAACGACCTCCAGCGCATCTGCCGCCCGGGGAGCGTCGACACCGTCGACTTCATGTCGGTGCGCCGGTACAGCCACATCATGCACATCGAGTCGACCGTCGTCGGCGACCTGCGCGAGGGTGCCTCGGCCTACGACGCGCTCGTCGCCACCTTCCCCGCCGGCACCCTGAGCGGCGCGCCCAAGCCCCGCGCGATGGCCCTCATCGACGGCTACGAGGGCCTGCGCCGCGGCCTCTACGGCGGCGTCGTCGGCTACCTCGACTTCGCCGGCGACCTCGACCTCGCCATCGCCATCCGCACCGCTCTCGTCAAGGACGGCCTCGCCCACGTGCAGGCCGGTGCCGGCATCGTCGCCGACTCCGTGCCCCACCTCGAGTACGAGGAGACCGTCAACAAGGCGGCCGCCGCCCTGCGCGCCATCGCTGCCGCCGGCGGGCTGCGGCCGGTGCAGGCATGA